From a single Arachis hypogaea cultivar Tifrunner chromosome 3, arahy.Tifrunner.gnm2.J5K5, whole genome shotgun sequence genomic region:
- the LOC112777227 gene encoding uncharacterized protein encodes MTDPRHHLSNFKRKIYLADASDVTRCKAFPTTLTKAAMKWFDNLPPKSITYFDDLARKFLTRFSIQKDKIKHAPSLLRIKQEARETLWDYMKMFNKACLKIQCLPTEAVIMGLANGPKEGPFSQSISK; translated from the coding sequence ATGACCGACCCTAGGCAccacctcagcaatttcaaaaGAAAGATATACTTAGCTGATGCCTCTGACGTCACCCGCTGCAAGGCCTTCCCAACCACTTTGACCAAAGCCGCCATGAAATGGTTTGATAACTTACCTCCCAAGTCAATAACCTATTTTGATGACCTGGCAAGGAAGTTTTTGACcaggttctccatccaaaaggataaAATAAAACACGCACCGAGTCTGCTAAGAATCAAACAAGAGGCCAGAGAGACCCTCTGGGACTACATGAAAATGTTCAATAAGGCATGCTTGAAGATCCAATGTCTACCCACTGAAGCCGTGATCATGGGACTAGCCAACGGTCCCAAAGAAGGACCCTTCTCCCAATCAATATCCAAATAG